TAGTTCTGGGTTGTGTTATTACGGTACATGACAGATTGGACTATTGGGAGAGACAGAATATAGACACATTTTCCCATATTGCTGGCCACGATTTTGTGGCAGTTTGGTGACAACGAGGTCGTCCTCCTCAGTGATCAGTGACACTACACTTTCAGGCTTGCAACAAATTGGCACAATTCATTAAAGGTTGTTGAGCTCCCTCAATTGTCAAAGCCTGAGGTAGTCAGGTCGGACACTCAATCGACGCTAGCGGTTTGGTAAAATGTCACGTGACAGTGTTTCGGCACCTGCCCTCAGGTGACCAGAAAAGTTTCAGAACATTGTTCCAATGCTGCGATTGTTGGAAAGGTGTGGACAAGATGGGAACAGTACTGAGCGTGTGTGCATCGCTACCGTTGTTTTTACGACACAACGTGTTGAAAAGGCCGGAACAGCTATCACTACTTGGCAATATGCTCTATTAACAATGCATCCATTATAATTATTTGGATAATAAAAGCAGAGCAATAACATgcaataaacaatttaaaaataataaatagtcATTTTTCAATTGGAAAACATGAACCAGGATTTGAAATTTTGGATTTGAAAGTCTGTGACACTACCCACTGTGCCACCACCGAAACTCTCTAGTGGCCTTGGCACTGACATTGGTAAAAAGATGTTCAGTGAAGTTTGCGTTGCGTACTGAAAAACTACTGCCATAGATGATAGAGAATTTCTATGGTTACTACAACTAGGCTAACTTGTAACAAAGCGACGCCACTCGTTCAGAGTTGTTGCCGTTGGTTGCACCTGGTTTTCAAAACCTGAGACAAAAAAACTCATCTAAATATTCACTCAATGCAAAAGCTTTTATTAGTGAAATGATAGCTGTGAGGGTTTGACTGGAACAGTAAGCAGTAGAtttgaaaaaaaagatttactcaaaatgtttatattttattgaactTTTAGACTGTAGACTGTGGAAATGCCTGAGCAGGATTCTTAGTACATTTGGAACAGTGTTTTGAGGGCTGTTTCTAAGACCATGCTCCTTTTCTATTGATGATCTGTGGAGGAAAAGGGATTAATTAAAACTGACATGACAGATAATTTCAGCAATtttactgaataaaatataaaatctgtACTAAAATGTACATGTGCCGGATAACATATGTATGTAAGGTATACAGGTATCAGccctaacattatgaccacctgtctaatattgtgtaggtcccacttttgctgcCAGAACAGCCATGACCCATTGAGACATGGACtacactagacctctgaaggtgtgctgtggtatctggcaccaagactcTACCAGCagatcctgtaagttgcgaggtggagcctccatggatcagacctgtttgtccagcacatgtgctcgactggattgagatctggggaatttggaggccaagtcgaCACTTTCAACtcgtttttgtgtttctcaaactattcctgaaccatttttgctttgtggcaggacacattatcctgctaaaagagaccaacgccctcagggaataccgttgccatgaaaggatggacatggtctgcaacaaagCTTAGGTATGTGGTACATTTCaaattaacatccacatgaatggcaggacccaatgtttcccagaagaatattttccaaagcatcacactgcctctgccggcctgcctccttcccatagtgcatcctggtgctatGTGTTCtcccaacctggtctcaggaacctacgtagactattttacgaaaaatccatggcacccgatttcataTGATGTGTGaggttaggttacattacaatgcgccaccaaaacgtatgatacattacgaaattattcaaacgtaacatatcttacgaaggCTATAACAACGTATATCAAATGTTACGCTATGTTACcgctattaaaacgtaaaatagaatacaaacgccagacaaacgtatgatatttAACGAATGCTATGAAAGACgattttttgacaaaatgttagACCTGCGTTTCGAAATGGCAACATTTGGATTACAAGGAAGTCATATTACCCACTTACCCACAGTAGACATGGGAGGTCagtaacagcaatagcaaggtcgctagtatatgttataaaagcatcaCATCGTTacgcatcacagcactggggttagggttaaggttagatctcacagcaccggggttaaggtttgggctacagttaggaaacaaaaaaggttattttaaggttacgtctcacagctctggggttcaggttagggttaagattaactatcacagcactggggttaatgttagggttattgtttgggttaggatttcaaagaaaaacacttcaaacttatgttgtgacaacaccactcgcCAGGACCAGTTACAGGTGGACCAGTGTGTAACACGCCTGGGTAAGATGTGGACGGTTGCTGGTTTGAACCACGATTACTGCTTCCTTTTTTTTCATTCCGactctaacgttattttactgcacgtaatatatcttacgaaattCCCTGCCTGAAATtgacgtaaaatagtctacgtcatcATTCTGAGAACAGGTTGGTTCTCCAGGTAAGAGACACACGCACCCGGTCATAATGTCTTCacaattattctacaatgtggaaaatactaAAAGTAAATGAATAAACAAGCTTGAATGAGTAGGTCTTAGTCCAAACTTTTGAGTGCAACAGTATTGAGAAAGAGATGTAGTGTGATTctcctgtccttcctgtctctAGCCAGTAAGGTGCTTACTTGATTTATCCACCCAATGTATGCTGAGACACGAGTGAAAACACTCGGCTGGGCGACGGTGCTGCATTTGGACCCAAAGCTGGTCACCCCATGGATGTAGTACCTTCCCCCCACCTGACAGTTCAGGGGGCCGCCAGAGTCACCCTACAGGAAAAATGACAATAGCGGGTACAAAATAtaacaaacttattttacaaaatgttgtacaAATACTGtacctgaaaatgttttgccacctggaaatgggaggagactATATGCTAATCATGCAGTAATTTCCTAATATTTAATCCGATATGGGTATAAATCACAGgaccaaacaaaacaatgttacaCGTGACTAGaaccaaaacaaatacagaCAAGGAACATTGGGGAAGctggaacttaaatagggtccatGACGAGGGAAAACAGGTGTGAGTAATGATGGCCATATGAGGCTACATTACCTTTCTTCTAGTATCTgtatattatgctagcagcgctaatgttaatttttatttttcaaaataaaagaaatgtataaggcaatatagttaacaatctagtctttacatttaatgtccgttccaatattattcttgtctgttcttgttTACAGACTGgactgttaactatattgccttataaatttcaatgatggctcttattttgataaagaaaatctgagtgctgccactATAATATCCtcctaaaataacactaatgaagtcttgtttggccatcactaggtgCGAGCAATAATTAAAGAAACAGGTGACCGTGAGGAAATTGGATTCACTGTCACGGCAGCAAAGCCAGAATGTGACACACGGAATAGTTAGATGGACAGATGGAAGGTAATGGGTTTAAATCCCAAACCACACGTATATAAACCACCTCCAATTCGATGCtgtattaaaaaacaataattccACTGCACTGGTCTTACATGGCAACCAGAGTTCCGTCCTCGACCGGCACAGACCATGGTGGGGTTGACTTTGGCACCCCATTTTTCAGAGCAGGTATTGTAGTCAACTATGGGCAGAAGAGCCTCCTTCAAGTAGCTGGACGGGGAACCACCAACTATGGGAAGGGCAGGTGAAGAAGGGGATAACaggatggaaacatcatgcaTACAGCTCATGGTGAAGAGGCGTCATTATACATTGACTATACATTGCATATTGACTTTGTATGTACACAGCTccaggaaaaattaagagaccactgcaacattttctttcatttccaaaaaagttgaaaaggaaggttttgagtgtggaacagaagcgttcaatttgcagtggtctcttatttttaacccttctgctcctcactcagaaccttccttttcaattttttgaACAATAGTGTCTGTGAGCTACTTGTATAACTCACAGGAAGTGCGTCCCCATCCGGTGATGTAACAAGGATGTTTGTTGGGCAGGACCATAttagggggagggagagaagccAGCTTGACAGCAGAGTTCAGTTTAGCCTCGGTGGACAGTTCAATCAAGGcaatgtcatacctgtggtttGGAGGTGGACAGAAACATACCTGATGAACAGAAAAATAGGTTCTGGAGGCAAAATTCCACATTAGGTCCTAGGTGTTTCTCTTCCTGGGTCCTGGGTTTTAACCCTAGAGCTTTCCACTGGAATATCTTTAAAAGGTTAAGACAACTGTAGGGTCATAATACACTGTATATTAGTGAAATATAgtttcatacagtggggagaacaagtatttgatacactgccgattttgcaggttttcccgcttacaaagcatgtagaggtctgtaaaaaatccagaaaaatattaaataaataatttgcattttattgcatgacataagtatttgatcacataccaaccagtaagaatctcggttctcacagacctgttagtttttctttaagaagtcctcctgttctccactcattagctgtattaactgcacctgtttgaacttgttacctgtataaaagacacctgtccacacactcaatcaaacagactccaacctctacacaatggccgagaccagagagctgtgtaaggacatcagggataaaattgtagacctgcacaaggctgggatgggctacaggacaataggcaagcagcttggtgagaaggcaacaactgttggcgcaattagtagaaaatggaagaagttcaagatgacggtcaatctccctcggtttggggctccatgcaagatctcacatcgtggggcatcaatgatcatgaggaaggtgagggatcagcccagaactacacggcgggatctggtcaatgacctgaagagagctgggaccacagtctcaaagaaaaccattagtaacacactacgccatcatggattaaaatcctgcagcgcacgatgctcaaaccagcgcatgtccaggcccatgtccagggacaggacgactgcaccgtattgaggggaggatggatggggccatgtatcgtgagatcttggccaacaacctccttccctcagtaagagcattgaagatgggtcgtggctgggtcttccagaatgacaatgaccgaaacacacagtcagggcaactaaggagtggctccgtaagaagcatctccagacctgaacccaatagaaaatctttggagagagctgaaagtccgtattgcccagcgacggccgaaacctgaaggatctggagaagattctttatggaggagtggaccaaaatccctgcttcagtgtgtgcaaacctggtcaagaactacaggaaacatatgatctctgtaactgcaaacaaaggtttctgtaccaaatattaagttctgcttttctgatatatcaaatacttatgtcatgtaataaaatgctaattaattacttaaaaatcatacaatgtgattttcaggatttttgttttgaagagtacctatgataaacttttgttttgaagagttgaagagtacctatgataaaaattacagacttctacatgctttgtaagtgggaaaacctgcaaaatcggcagtgtatcaaatacttgttctccccactgttttaCTATGTCAACATTGTCTTTTAGCCAttcaatataataaataaacatatctACCCTTTGTAGACATCATTCCTCCACTGGGGGTGTTTGGAAACATCCTTGATTCTCATGAACTGCTCCGTACCATTCTCTGTGAGCAGGTTGTGTGCCCCAAGAACCACACGCCGAGTCTGActactgcagacacacagacagaaggcCTTGTTGAtatgaaattaaatatttaaatgtgtcGGCGTGACGTCTGCattttgtgctgctgtttaatTCTGATTTAATTCAACAACTCTTGGAAAACCATACGTATGCCCCTGGTCCCACCTGTCCACACAGTGGGCGGCTGTCATGACCCACCCCGCCCTGATCAGAGTTCCTCCGCAGTCATGTGTCCAGCGTGTGTCAGAAAGAACCTGGATAGAGACCTgatcagaggagagagagaggagggtggtAACAAGAAGGAAATAGGCTGTTTCTTTGTGAGAACAGGCACAGCTTGCAactatgttagcacagctgaaaactgttgtgctgattaaagaggCAGTAAAACTGGACTCCTAGGCAGAGTTACCATGAAAAAGCCatttctcagactggccaataaaaagagtATCTATCACAAGTCCTCTTCACTGTTTGTCATTGAgtctggtgttttgcaggtactatttaatgaagctaccaGTTGCGGACTTGTgaagcatctgtttctcaaactagacattaatgtatttgtcctcttgctcagttgtgcaccggggcctcccactcctctttctattctgattagagccagtttgcgctgttctatggtagggagtactacacaacgtgatatgagatcttcagtttcttggaaatATCTTGGATATttaggggttcaagcacgaagtgctgaaaccctattgttattgtacagatttttattattattcttctgccgtaaaacgcatcgtgcagcccaaaccgtaagagctggagctttgaaactttggcatatggtagtacaaaaatcgaggagaggttatcaaaatatgaACCCGATTGGCCCATAGGTGGCGCTATAGCGACCTAAAGCGCGAAAGTGGTCATAACTCCTAGACCGTATGTTGTAGACTCAAGTGTCTTATATCCCTGTAATCCTTGGCTCAAGACGAACAAAACGTATATCTCCGATTTCATTTCCGCCATGatagattttccgccattttgaatttggtcaAAAACCTACTTTTGCGAACTTGTCCCTGGATTTTCGCCCGATCGGAACCAAACCAGTGCAGAAATATTCTATGGAGTCTGAAAATCTATAATTATCaataaaaagtttaaatttcgaTTCATGGTCGCTAGGGGGCGTAAAATTATagttgtgggaggagcctattttactaaaaagactataactcaagaagtagttaagtaaacttcaccaaccttggtatacatgtgttagaagtcagtctgaggtcacagtaaaaaaactgcgtcgattggccacatggtggcgctataatacGAAAAATAATACGAAAAACGTAGACACCTGACCGTTTGtccaaattacttgaaatttggtatgcagtgtctttgcccaaggggccatgtatgcctaagaggatattggcgtatctcaaaaaacatggccgccattggccaatgagatttgagcacctattaaaccaggttgacatactctgatcagaacgaaacttggtgggcatgtttggcacaaggtcctagaggtctgtaagaattttgaaagaaatcggccactagttggcgctaacgagttttaaggctctctaatcatgtgttgttacaaatttcgtcaaaaaatgcatatcacttgatagatcttctcatgctgaaaaactttgcctcaagaaccatt
This sequence is a window from Esox lucius isolate fEsoLuc1 chromosome 17, fEsoLuc1.pri, whole genome shotgun sequence. Protein-coding genes within it:
- the LOC105028858 gene encoding elastase-1, translated to MLKLILLSALTILVLTEDLVLQPRYLEDVPQTRVVGGEVAKPHSWPWQVSIQVLSDTRWTHDCGGTLIRAGWVMTAAHCVDSSQTRRVVLGAHNLLTENGTEQFMRIKDVSKHPQWRNDVYKGYDIALIELSTEAKLNSAVKLASLPPPNMVLPNKHPCYITGWGRTSFGGSPSSYLKEALLPIVDYNTCSEKWGAKVNPTMVCAGRGRNSGCHGDSGGPLNCQVGGRYYIHGVTSFGSKCSTVAQPSVFTRVSAYIGWINQIINRKGAWS